Proteins from a single region of Bacteroidia bacterium:
- a CDS encoding DUF4846 domain-containing protein, which produces MRSWGAIPFILIAACGSHTPRSETHFTLPVSAPLDSSFLGYVNENKYTWMSETYLDTNSVRKRIQVPPGTKRVVCESGSFGDWLRHLPLFPGHPAVLLFDGREKWNQLAHAAVINIDVGKFDLQQCADAVIRLRAEYLYSRGMYSDIHFNYTSGHTITFSDWMAGKRPVVKGGKVTFTSGHPKGSDRANFTAYLQNIFTYAGSLSLNKELRPANVREVLPGDVLIVGGSPGHAVLVLDVAEGPGDERYFMIAQSYMPAQQIHLLKNPNREDISPWYSVKESGTQIETPEWTFSTDQLKKF; this is translated from the coding sequence ATGAGAAGCTGGGGAGCGATTCCATTTATCCTGATAGCTGCCTGCGGCTCCCACACTCCACGGAGCGAAACACATTTCACACTACCTGTTTCTGCTCCGTTGGACAGTTCCTTTTTGGGCTATGTGAATGAAAACAAGTACACCTGGATGAGCGAAACCTATCTGGACACGAATTCCGTCCGGAAAAGAATACAGGTTCCGCCAGGCACAAAAAGAGTCGTCTGCGAGAGTGGTTCATTTGGCGATTGGCTTCGCCACCTGCCTCTTTTTCCTGGTCATCCGGCGGTGCTGCTTTTTGACGGCAGGGAAAAGTGGAATCAGTTGGCTCACGCAGCTGTAATCAATATTGATGTAGGAAAGTTTGATTTGCAGCAATGCGCTGATGCGGTAATTCGGCTAAGGGCGGAATACCTGTATTCGCGGGGAATGTACAGTGATATCCATTTCAATTATACCAGTGGACACACCATTACTTTTAGCGACTGGATGGCGGGGAAACGGCCTGTAGTGAAAGGAGGAAAGGTTACATTCACTTCTGGACATCCGAAGGGATCGGATCGGGCCAACTTCACGGCCTACCTGCAAAACATTTTCACTTACGCGGGATCTCTTTCGCTGAATAAGGAACTCCGGCCTGCAAATGTCAGGGAAGTACTTCCTGGAGATGTGCTGATTGTTGGTGGGTCGCCGGGCCATGCTGTGCTGGTGCTGGACGTTGCTGAAGGACCGGGTGATGAGCGTTATTTTATGATCGCGCAAAGTTATATGCCTGCGCAGCAAATTCATTTGTTAAAAAATCCAAACCGGGAAGATATTTCGCCTTGGTATTCCGTTAAAGAATCGGGCACTCAAATAGAGACACCGGAATGGACTTTCAGTACCGACCAGCTAAAAAAATTCTAA
- a CDS encoding redoxin domain-containing protein — translation MKAILLIFFLPLTLLSQGFDIRGKIHGWKDTTFLFGHYYADKNVVKDTLRLDHKGEFVFKGGKTWPGGIYLIVAPNKKFFEILIDKQQKFSIETDTSDYVGQMKIKGSDDNEVFYKYLRYLAPRGKEMEKLKKDMEIAKTDTAAAGKVRRRMAEVEKEVKAYKLQFIKDKPESFLAVIFKASQDPEIPPTPILPSGRKDSTFPYRYYKAHYWDNIPLNDDRMLRTPLFHPKLKFWFEKMMAQIPDSIVKESKKLIAATNGNKEMFKYLVYYVTFTYESSQVMGMDAVFVEMVNSYYKTGQAFWVDSTQLKKISDRANTLEPLLLGKKAKNLVLPDTSGHLMKALHDVKAKYTVLFFWEPSCGHCQKEAPKLLAFYEKNKQKGVEIYAVNIDSNKEEWTEFIRKNNLHWLNVANLFHHYYLREIFDIYSTPVIYLLDENKIIKAKRLGVDQLEGFIDHLEKERLRTEKNKPK, via the coding sequence ATGAAAGCCATTTTACTCATTTTCTTTCTTCCGCTAACCCTGTTGTCGCAGGGCTTCGACATCCGCGGAAAGATCCACGGCTGGAAGGATACCACCTTTCTTTTCGGGCATTACTATGCAGACAAGAACGTTGTGAAGGACACCCTGCGGCTGGATCATAAAGGAGAATTTGTTTTCAAGGGAGGCAAGACCTGGCCGGGTGGAATTTACCTGATCGTGGCGCCCAATAAAAAATTCTTTGAAATCCTTATTGATAAGCAACAAAAATTCAGTATTGAGACAGACACATCTGATTATGTAGGTCAGATGAAAATCAAGGGTTCTGACGACAACGAAGTATTTTATAAATATCTGCGGTATCTGGCACCCCGGGGGAAGGAAATGGAAAAGCTGAAGAAGGATATGGAGATTGCGAAAACTGATACAGCGGCAGCGGGCAAAGTACGGCGCAGGATGGCCGAAGTAGAAAAGGAAGTGAAGGCATATAAGCTGCAGTTCATTAAGGACAAGCCGGAGTCTTTCCTGGCAGTGATTTTCAAGGCATCGCAGGATCCGGAAATTCCTCCCACCCCCATTCTTCCCAGCGGAAGAAAAGATTCCACCTTTCCCTACCGCTATTATAAAGCCCATTACTGGGATAACATTCCACTGAATGATGATCGTATGCTGCGAACCCCGCTTTTTCATCCCAAACTTAAATTCTGGTTTGAGAAAATGATGGCCCAGATTCCGGATAGCATTGTCAAGGAATCTAAAAAGCTCATAGCAGCAACGAATGGCAATAAGGAAATGTTCAAGTATCTGGTATACTATGTGACGTTCACCTATGAATCCTCTCAGGTAATGGGAATGGATGCCGTGTTTGTGGAAATGGTCAATTCGTATTACAAAACCGGACAGGCTTTCTGGGTGGATTCAACACAGCTGAAAAAAATCTCTGATCGTGCCAACACGCTGGAGCCGCTACTCTTAGGAAAAAAGGCTAAGAACCTGGTGCTGCCGGACACCTCTGGTCACCTGATGAAGGCGCTTCATGATGTAAAAGCAAAATATACCGTGCTGTTCTTTTGGGAGCCCAGTTGCGGCCATTGTCAGAAAGAAGCCCCCAAACTATTGGCCTTTTATGAAAAAAATAAACAGAAGGGAGTAGAAATCTACGCTGTAAATATCGATTCCAATAAAGAGGAATGGACGGAATTTATCCGGAAAAATAATCTTCACTGGCTCAATGTGGCGAATTTATTTCACCATTATTACCTGCGGGAAATCTTTGATATATACTCTACACCCGTTATTTACCTGCTCGATGAAAATAAGATCATCAAAGCAAAAAGACTGGGGGTGGATCAGCTGGAAGGATTTATTGATCACCTCGAAAAGGAGCGTCTGCGCACTGAGAAAAATAAGCCTAAGTAA
- a CDS encoding CotH kinase family protein, with the protein MRIISLLSLLLLLSIPDSVWCQQLMINEYSASNVSQTTDNFGDNSDWVEIYNPGSSSVSLVGYYLSDNANNPTKWMINGGTIGANGVVRIWCSGRNIQTGTLHANFKLTQCKPEEIVLANPSGVILDSLTMKRTQTNHSRGRTTNGAATWSVFITPTPNAANAGAQSDYVTRPGMNVTAGFYGSAQSVTITCPDPNVTIRYTTNGNMPTASSTAYTGPINISATTVLRARAFSSTPNTPASFVESNTYFINSSHTIPVLSIFGDQVQTLLNGNSITAIAGLEYFDKTGLIKTETQGETNEHGNDSWAYNQRGIDFVSRDEHGYNYALTDQIFSNKPRTEFQRIIIKAGANDNYPFAPSNPPTSPGGAHVRDAYAHTLSQLAHMHMDERTSAFCVVYINGQYWGVYDYREKVDDHDFTDYYFNQNAANLQFIKCWGWTWEEYGSPNAIPAWNNLVNFIMSNNMGVAANYNYVDSLYNLKSLCDYFIMGSYSTCADWLNWNTAWWRGLNPAGNHKKWRYTLWDLDATWGHYINYTSIPSQDSTALPCDPNDLGDPGGNGHVPVLNKLLSESQTFKSYYVNRYIDLLNNGLSCTRALAILDSMVQVITPEMPRQIQRWGGSVASWNNNVSALRSFIANRCQLLFNAFLDPDCSDDFGPLSGPYRLVLNVDPPNSGNIQLNSTLYTAFSWSGTFLGGPTQSLLATANSGYVFSHWENFALPNVIQTDTLDSAVTVILAASDSIVAHFVLDSITTPPPPPPPPPVNPAGAFYIPTAFSPNNDGNNDFFQIYGGDVKEFELIIYDRWGNKIFSSTDQSAGWNGEYKGDPVNTGIYAYQMKVKFGNGDSLNKSGNIALMR; encoded by the coding sequence ATGCGCATAATTTCCCTCCTTTCGCTGCTTCTCCTCCTGTCCATCCCGGATTCTGTATGGTGCCAGCAACTTATGATCAATGAATATTCAGCCTCCAATGTCAGCCAGACCACGGATAACTTTGGTGACAATTCGGATTGGGTAGAGATCTACAATCCCGGCTCATCCTCTGTCTCACTCGTTGGTTACTATTTAAGTGATAATGCAAACAATCCCACCAAATGGATGATCAACGGAGGCACGATTGGCGCGAACGGAGTAGTGCGGATTTGGTGCTCCGGAAGAAATATTCAGACCGGAACGCTTCATGCCAATTTCAAATTGACGCAATGTAAACCAGAGGAAATAGTGCTTGCGAATCCTTCCGGTGTTATCCTGGATTCGCTAACCATGAAGCGGACACAGACGAATCATTCCAGGGGGAGAACTACGAATGGGGCTGCCACATGGTCTGTTTTTATAACGCCAACACCCAACGCTGCGAATGCCGGCGCACAGTCTGATTATGTTACAAGACCAGGTATGAATGTGACCGCAGGCTTTTATGGGTCAGCACAGTCAGTTACAATTACGTGTCCAGACCCCAATGTGACCATTCGTTACACTACAAACGGGAACATGCCTACAGCCAGCTCTACCGCTTATACCGGACCGATCAATATTTCTGCTACAACGGTTTTACGGGCCAGGGCCTTTAGTTCGACTCCTAATACGCCGGCCAGTTTTGTGGAGAGCAATACCTATTTTATTAATTCTTCGCATACTATTCCTGTTCTCTCCATATTTGGTGACCAGGTTCAGACACTACTCAATGGGAATAGCATTACAGCAATTGCCGGCCTGGAGTATTTTGATAAAACAGGTCTCATCAAAACAGAGACGCAGGGAGAAACGAATGAACACGGCAATGATTCCTGGGCATACAATCAGCGGGGCATTGACTTTGTTTCACGCGATGAGCACGGGTACAATTATGCATTGACCGATCAGATTTTCTCCAACAAACCAAGAACAGAATTTCAGCGTATTATCATCAAAGCTGGGGCAAATGATAACTACCCCTTTGCTCCGTCCAATCCGCCTACTTCACCGGGAGGGGCACACGTGCGCGATGCCTATGCTCACACGCTTTCACAGCTCGCACACATGCATATGGATGAGCGCACATCCGCTTTTTGTGTAGTGTACATCAACGGACAATACTGGGGAGTGTACGATTACAGAGAGAAAGTGGATGATCATGATTTTACTGATTACTATTTTAATCAAAATGCCGCCAATCTGCAGTTTATAAAGTGCTGGGGTTGGACCTGGGAGGAATACGGTTCGCCCAATGCGATTCCAGCTTGGAACAATCTGGTGAATTTTATTATGTCGAATAATATGGGCGTAGCGGCAAATTACAATTATGTTGACAGTCTCTATAATCTCAAATCACTTTGCGACTATTTCATTATGGGTTCGTATTCCACATGTGCTGACTGGCTCAACTGGAATACAGCATGGTGGAGAGGTTTGAATCCGGCCGGGAATCACAAGAAATGGAGATATACATTGTGGGATCTGGATGCTACCTGGGGGCATTATATCAATTATACCAGCATACCATCTCAGGATTCTACGGCACTCCCGTGTGATCCCAATGATTTGGGCGATCCCGGTGGGAATGGACACGTTCCGGTACTGAACAAACTTTTAAGCGAGAGTCAGACCTTCAAATCATATTATGTTAACCGGTACATTGATCTGCTTAATAATGGGTTGAGTTGCACAAGGGCGTTGGCGATCCTGGATAGTATGGTACAGGTGATCACTCCCGAAATGCCTCGTCAGATTCAACGTTGGGGCGGAAGTGTAGCTTCATGGAACAACAATGTGAGCGCCTTACGCAGTTTTATTGCGAACCGTTGCCAGTTGCTTTTTAACGCGTTTCTTGATCCGGATTGTTCTGACGATTTCGGTCCGTTGTCCGGTCCTTATCGTCTGGTACTGAATGTGGATCCTCCCAACTCTGGAAATATTCAGCTGAATTCCACGCTGTATACTGCGTTCTCCTGGTCAGGAACATTCCTGGGTGGCCCCACGCAGAGTCTGCTTGCAACTGCAAATTCTGGCTACGTTTTCAGCCACTGGGAGAATTTTGCCCTTCCCAATGTGATTCAAACGGATACGCTCGATTCGGCTGTAACTGTAATACTGGCGGCCAGCGACAGTATCGTTGCGCACTTTGTCCTCGATTCTATTACTACTCCGCCCCCTCCGCCGCCCCCTCCGCCGGTGAACCCTGCGGGCGCGTTTTATATTCCAACTGCATTCTCACCGAATAACGATGGGAATAATGATTTCTTTCAGATTTACGGAGGCGATGTGAAGGAGTTTGAACTCATTATCTATGATCGCTGGGGAAATAAAATATTCTCCTCGACTGACCAATCGGCCGGCTGGAATGGAGAATACAAAGGTGACCCGGTGAATACCGGTATCTATGCCTATCAGATGAAAGTGAAATTCGGCAATGGTGACAGTTTGAATAAGAGCGGGAATATTGCCCTGATGAGGTAG
- a CDS encoding PorP/SprF family type IX secretion system membrane protein, with amino-acid sequence MKKLLPVVFCIWAMLSSRAQDIHFSQFRNAPLFVNPAYAGDFPGRVRAVMNYRNQWVAAGAPFKTFAASFDMPVYRMKKKGSLLGGGLSFYSDRAGDINIRNNSIQLSASGVIMLSRRTKLGMGLQGGAGNHSADYSELLWGNQYTGTGQGYDPALPNNETGGTNSYWYPDFSAGVFYEYNNSEFSFSGREMFFINAGATVFHVNTPDWSFSNSTDKLFMKYLGHLNMRYDFKGTAWGVLPSLLFQMQGPHQELNLGMLVRYRLNQATKITGFKSENAVYFGAYYRHKDAVIPQFFFEMADYSIGISYDVNISSYRSASNMRGGFEISLKYNNLTDAVFKRESFN; translated from the coding sequence ATGAAAAAACTGCTCCCTGTTGTTTTTTGTATCTGGGCGATGCTTTCTTCCCGTGCGCAGGATATTCATTTTTCACAGTTCAGAAACGCTCCCTTATTCGTGAATCCTGCCTACGCCGGAGACTTTCCGGGCCGGGTAAGAGCCGTTATGAATTACCGGAATCAATGGGTGGCTGCAGGAGCACCCTTCAAGACCTTTGCAGCTTCCTTCGACATGCCGGTATACCGGATGAAAAAAAAGGGTAGTCTTCTGGGTGGTGGCTTGTCGTTTTATTCCGACCGTGCAGGCGACATCAACATCCGAAATAACAGTATCCAGCTTTCTGCTTCCGGAGTTATTATGTTGAGCCGGCGGACGAAGCTGGGAATGGGATTGCAGGGTGGTGCCGGAAATCATTCGGCTGACTACAGTGAGCTTCTGTGGGGAAATCAGTATACCGGCACAGGGCAGGGGTACGACCCCGCTCTCCCGAACAATGAAACCGGAGGTACTAACTCATACTGGTACCCTGATTTTTCTGCTGGTGTTTTTTATGAGTACAATAACAGCGAGTTCAGCTTTTCCGGGAGAGAGATGTTTTTTATCAATGCTGGTGCCACGGTTTTTCATGTTAACACCCCGGATTGGTCTTTTTCCAATTCCACTGATAAATTATTTATGAAATACCTCGGACATCTTAATATGAGATACGACTTTAAAGGAACCGCCTGGGGCGTGCTGCCTTCTCTTCTTTTTCAAATGCAGGGACCACACCAGGAACTGAATCTCGGAATGCTTGTACGTTACCGCCTGAATCAGGCTACAAAGATTACAGGATTCAAATCTGAGAATGCCGTATACTTTGGCGCATATTACCGCCACAAAGATGCTGTAATACCTCAGTTCTTTTTTGAAATGGCCGACTACAGCATCGGCATCTCTTACGATGTGAACATCAGCTCCTACCGTTCTGCTTCCAATATGCGGGGTGGATTCGAGATATCGCTTAAATACAATAACCTAACGGATGCCGTGTTCAAGCGGGAAAGCTTTAATTAA
- a CDS encoding aminotransferase class V-fold PLP-dependent enzyme yields MKRPVYSDLFHSWALDPEITFLNHGSFGATPVAVLKKQEMIRRRTESEPVRFFIRELESMWDQARESAASFLGAGPDNLVLVKNTTMGVNTVIRSLRLGKGDEVLFHSHIYGACFNTWQRYAEERGYSIRPVKIPWPLNSEEELISTLTAAIGPATRMLFIDHITSSTGLIYPVKEITRRFKEKGIAVFIDGAHAPGMLDLNIESIGCDYYTGNAHKWICSPKGSAILWVHPSCQDAIHPLQWSHVYDRSPDWVRRFFWPGTDDYSAMLCIPEAITTMGNLLPGGWQALRKRNRDLVLAGRNMILSTLGAKAPAPDSMIGHLSTIPLCDTPLPPHGFNYVHPVQERLFREYGIEVPVFVFPKDAPRAHIRISAQAYNHISQYEYLAGAIKKILG; encoded by the coding sequence ATGAAGCGCCCTGTTTATTCTGATCTTTTCCATTCCTGGGCACTCGATCCGGAGATTACATTCCTGAACCATGGATCGTTTGGCGCCACTCCGGTTGCTGTTCTGAAGAAACAAGAAATGATTCGCCGCAGAACGGAGTCTGAGCCTGTACGATTTTTCATCCGGGAACTGGAATCCATGTGGGATCAAGCGAGGGAAAGTGCAGCCAGCTTTCTCGGAGCCGGTCCTGACAATCTGGTATTGGTCAAGAACACTACGATGGGCGTGAATACGGTTATTCGCAGCCTGCGTCTGGGGAAAGGAGATGAGGTACTCTTTCATTCACATATTTACGGAGCCTGCTTCAATACCTGGCAGCGGTATGCAGAGGAACGCGGTTATTCCATTCGGCCGGTTAAAATACCCTGGCCGCTGAATTCGGAAGAGGAACTTATTTCCACGCTTACCGCAGCGATTGGTCCGGCTACCCGTATGCTTTTTATTGATCACATTACCTCCTCTACGGGACTTATTTATCCGGTAAAAGAAATAACACGACGATTCAAAGAAAAGGGAATTGCTGTATTTATTGACGGAGCACACGCGCCCGGTATGCTGGATCTGAACATTGAATCCATTGGCTGTGATTACTACACCGGAAATGCGCACAAGTGGATTTGCTCTCCAAAAGGTTCTGCCATTTTATGGGTTCATCCTTCCTGTCAGGATGCTATTCACCCGCTGCAATGGAGCCATGTCTACGACCGGAGTCCGGATTGGGTCAGACGTTTCTTTTGGCCCGGAACGGACGATTATTCCGCCATGCTCTGCATTCCGGAAGCCATTACAACGATGGGAAACCTGTTACCCGGAGGATGGCAGGCACTTCGAAAGCGGAACAGGGACCTTGTGCTTGCTGGAAGAAACATGATTTTATCCACACTTGGAGCAAAAGCTCCGGCACCTGATTCTATGATCGGACATCTTAGCACAATTCCCTTGTGTGATACTCCTCTTCCTCCGCACGGATTCAATTACGTGCACCCTGTACAGGAGCGTCTTTTCCGCGAATACGGCATTGAGGTTCCGGTATTCGTGTTTCCGAAGGATGCCCCCCGTGCGCACATCAGAATATCTGCCCAGGCATATAATCATATCAGCCAGTATGAATACCTGGCCGGGGCTATAAAGAAGATTCTGGGGTAA
- a CDS encoding DUF1987 domain-containing protein: MEKLHIEATEFSPLIHLDPFSDTLEIRGESRPENARKFFQPVLEWLDNYSKVLYYMKSDKGDAYSKDLLFTFAFDYLNSTSLKFVYDILKKIESLSANATSVTILWLYEAGDEDMKENGEELAKLVKLKFRIEEGQ; the protein is encoded by the coding sequence ATGGAAAAACTACATATTGAAGCCACGGAATTTTCCCCGCTGATTCATCTGGATCCGTTTTCTGACACACTGGAGATTCGCGGAGAATCGCGGCCGGAGAACGCCCGAAAATTTTTTCAACCTGTGCTGGAATGGCTGGATAACTATAGCAAGGTGCTCTATTACATGAAGTCTGACAAAGGGGATGCGTACAGCAAGGATCTGCTTTTTACATTTGCGTTCGACTACCTCAACTCTACCTCGCTCAAGTTCGTATATGATATTCTTAAAAAGATCGAATCCCTTTCAGCCAACGCTACTTCGGTGACCATACTCTGGTTGTATGAGGCGGGTGATGAGGATATGAAAGAAAATGGCGAAGAACTGGCCAAGCTGGTGAAACTGAAATTCCGTATCGAAGAGGGGCAATGA
- a CDS encoding GNAT family N-acetyltransferase: MIKGGNIFLRALEPSDVDALYQWENDPEVWRVSNTLTPWSRHVLEQYILSSHQDIYSTRQLRLVICSINDQSRLGCIDLFDFEPAHLRAGVGVLISREARGRGIGAESLDLLVEYAFKVLGLRQLYAGVTADNIPSQKLFESGGFVQTGLKKQWIRTAEGYVNEIFYQRLRNE, encoded by the coding sequence ATGATCAAAGGGGGAAACATTTTTTTAAGGGCCCTTGAACCCTCTGATGTAGACGCACTGTACCAGTGGGAAAATGACCCAGAGGTCTGGCGGGTGAGTAATACACTAACACCCTGGTCAAGACATGTGCTGGAACAATACATCCTCTCTTCTCATCAGGATATCTATTCCACCCGGCAGTTACGCCTGGTTATCTGTTCGATAAACGACCAGAGCCGATTGGGCTGTATCGATCTTTTTGATTTCGAGCCGGCGCACTTACGGGCAGGGGTAGGCGTACTCATCTCCAGAGAGGCCAGAGGCAGGGGAATTGGTGCAGAGTCACTGGATTTGCTGGTGGAATACGCATTTAAGGTACTCGGACTTCGGCAACTTTATGCAGGAGTTACAGCAGATAATATTCCGAGTCAGAAACTGTTCGAATCGGGCGGATTTGTTCAAACAGGTCTTAAAAAGCAATGGATTAGAACTGCGGAAGGATATGTGAATGAGATTTTCTATCAACGGCTCCGGAATGAGTAA
- a CDS encoding pilus assembly protein TadD encodes MRFSINGSGMSNYCWLFSVYVLMFACGCGPDSASLDTTERTTGWLNHGDSATYVGGKVCASCHKEKFDHFSRTGMGMSFDSATRKKSAADFSHSLVFDKQLDMWYRMYWENDRMMMEEFRLKGKDTVHSRKHRMDYVIGSGQHTNSHLFSVNGYLCQAPMTFYTQEGKWDLPPGYENGANARFGRKIGDECLTCHNSFPEPVPGSENKYTKIPDGISCERCHGPGSIHVRRRLAGEIPETTGGTDFSIVHPGRLSPDLLFDLCQRCHLQGNAVLMPGKDFFSFRPGMKLSDYWTVFLPRYEGGEEDFIMASHADRLKMSACFIGKNGKVLTCTTCHDPHISVKKTGTEVFNNSCRSCHPSASDCSEDNNKRMSKGNNCVSCHMPRSGSIDIPHVTVTDHFIRKKPKIASGEKEELRKFLGLSAVNNPNPDDLMRARAYLYQYEKFNKASYYLDSALLFLKRGVDNYKQPAVWVHYYFIRMDHRSMLELTEKIGLEAILKSLKIGSPANGDAWTAYRIGESYYKTGNFKLAETCYRCAVELSPFNLEFHNKYGAVLIALGELDRARKEFKFILDEDSTFSVAWSNMGILYLMDKKDNEAEVCFIKSLQLDPDYESAMNNMLRLYYYRKDREKYNFWRDRVKEKFPGSKFAEEMGKLTW; translated from the coding sequence ATGAGATTTTCTATCAACGGCTCCGGAATGAGTAACTACTGCTGGCTTTTTTCTGTTTATGTATTGATGTTTGCCTGCGGATGTGGTCCGGATAGTGCCTCTTTGGATACTACGGAACGTACCACAGGCTGGCTAAATCATGGCGATTCCGCTACCTATGTAGGAGGGAAGGTATGTGCTTCCTGCCATAAGGAAAAGTTTGATCACTTCAGCAGGACAGGGATGGGAATGTCTTTCGACAGCGCTACACGAAAGAAAAGCGCCGCAGATTTTTCCCACAGCCTTGTATTTGACAAACAGTTGGATATGTGGTACAGAATGTACTGGGAGAATGACAGGATGATGATGGAGGAATTTCGCCTGAAAGGTAAGGACACGGTTCATTCGCGGAAGCATCGTATGGATTATGTGATTGGATCCGGACAGCATACGAATTCCCATTTGTTCAGTGTAAACGGCTACCTCTGCCAGGCGCCCATGACCTTTTATACCCAGGAAGGAAAGTGGGATCTGCCACCGGGATATGAAAACGGAGCGAACGCTCGTTTCGGCCGGAAGATCGGTGATGAATGTCTCACCTGCCATAATTCATTCCCGGAACCGGTTCCGGGCAGTGAAAACAAATACACAAAGATCCCGGACGGAATCAGTTGCGAACGTTGCCATGGTCCCGGTTCCATCCATGTGCGCCGACGATTGGCCGGAGAAATACCTGAAACGACAGGAGGCACGGATTTTTCCATTGTTCACCCGGGAAGACTGAGTCCGGATCTTCTTTTCGATCTTTGCCAGCGATGTCATCTCCAGGGGAATGCGGTACTCATGCCGGGAAAGGATTTTTTCTCGTTTCGTCCGGGAATGAAACTATCGGACTACTGGACTGTATTTCTTCCGCGGTATGAAGGCGGGGAGGAAGATTTTATTATGGCCTCTCACGCTGACCGGCTTAAAATGTCCGCTTGTTTCATCGGGAAAAACGGCAAGGTTCTTACGTGTACTACCTGTCACGATCCTCACATCAGCGTTAAAAAAACCGGGACGGAGGTTTTTAATAATTCCTGCCGGTCCTGTCATCCTTCAGCCTCCGATTGCTCAGAAGACAACAACAAGCGGATGTCCAAGGGTAATAATTGTGTTTCCTGCCATATGCCCCGTTCGGGCTCTATAGATATTCCGCATGTAACTGTCACGGATCATTTTATAAGAAAAAAGCCCAAGATCGCTTCCGGGGAGAAGGAAGAGCTGCGCAAATTTCTTGGATTGTCGGCCGTAAATAACCCAAATCCGGATGACCTCATGCGCGCCCGTGCCTACTTGTACCAGTATGAGAAATTTAACAAAGCTTCTTATTACCTTGACTCTGCTTTACTTTTCCTGAAGCGCGGGGTGGACAATTATAAACAACCTGCCGTGTGGGTACATTACTATTTTATCCGGATGGATCATCGGAGCATGCTTGAGCTGACTGAAAAAATCGGATTAGAAGCAATTCTGAAATCACTCAAAATCGGAAGTCCGGCCAACGGAGACGCATGGACGGCTTACAGAATTGGTGAAAGCTATTATAAAACCGGAAATTTTAAGTTGGCAGAAACATGCTACCGTTGTGCCGTTGAATTGTCGCCATTCAACCTTGAATTCCATAACAAATACGGCGCGGTTTTGATTGCGTTGGGAGAACTGGACAGAGCTCGTAAGGAGTTTAAGTTTATTCTGGATGAGGACAGCACATTCTCCGTGGCCTGGTCAAACATGGGTATTCTTTATCTCATGGATAAAAAGGACAACGAGGCCGAGGTGTGTTTTATAAAATCACTCCAACTGGATCCGGACTATGAATCTGCTATGAATAATATGTTAAGATTGTATTATTACCGGAAAGACAGGGAAAAGTATAATTTCTGGCGGGATCGTGTAAAAGAAAAGTTTCCAGGAAGTAAATTTGCAGAAGAAATGGGAAAACTTACATGGTGA